A stretch of the Thiocystis violascens DSM 198 genome encodes the following:
- a CDS encoding response regulator has translation MTERPTILIVDDAPANIDLLKGILRETYKIKAATSGEKALHIAAKTPAPDLILLDVMMPGMGGHETCRQLKADPATAAIPILFVTGHANAAEHAKGLTLGALDTLVKPIDPERLLERVASVLKA, from the coding sequence ATGACCGAACGACCAACGATTCTGATCGTGGACGATGCTCCCGCCAATATCGACCTGCTCAAGGGAATTCTGCGCGAGACCTACAAGATCAAGGCGGCCACCAGCGGCGAGAAGGCGTTGCACATCGCGGCCAAAACGCCAGCGCCGGATTTGATCCTGCTCGACGTGATGATGCCCGGCATGGGCGGACACGAGACGTGCCGTCAACTGAAGGCCGATCCCGCCACGGCGGCGATCCCGATCCTGTTCGTCACTGGGCACGCGAACGCGGCGGAGCACGCAAAAGGGCTGACGCTGGGCGCGCTGGACACGCTCGTCAAACCGATCGATCCGGAGCGGTTATTGGAGCGCGTGGCCAGCGTGTTGAAAGCATAA